In Rhinolophus sinicus isolate RSC01 linkage group LG17, ASM3656204v1, whole genome shotgun sequence, one DNA window encodes the following:
- the CCDC190 gene encoding coiled-coil domain-containing protein 190 isoform X2, translating to MSSRTVRAQLYKRWDAEQKAAKQAEARLSQCLQRLEETRLRHLALLAREQRQLQTQLQRLRDDIVRIKCSSYFGNGIQRRLEGIPVSPPRGEWMHGARRAGQVRAPATNMVQETHRTKSQRPSRHTGPRDATISKEQSLSQNHRTSRCREDKPPAREKASTRPAKGVTPAGSSLLCQGQDIPAGTADPGPGASQVGDSGVAHSDEARSGDASLQPDHSTGEQKSPSPLGRAGTLKGASSAATYLELFAKAGQAHYLRHSEPPKSERLLSIGEIFGHRGPVPQSREGGEQGGRPSHLLSPHLVWPQ from the exons ATGAGCAGCCGCACCGTCAGGGCCCAGCTGTACAAGCGCTGGGACGCGGAGCAGAAGGCGGCCAAACAGGCTGAGGCCCGGCTCAGCCAGTGTCTGCAGAGGCTGGAGGAGACCCGCCTGCGCCATCTGGCACTGCTGGCCCGCGAGCAGAGGCAGCTCCAGACACAGCTGCAGCGGCTGCGGGACG ATATCGTCAGGATAAAGTGCTCCTCTTATTTCGGGAATGGAATTCAGAGGAGACTGGAAGGCATCCCTGTGTCCCCACCACGGGGAGAGTGGATGCACGGAGCTCGGCGGGCTGGTCAAGTCAG AGCACCAGCCACCAATATGGTCCAAGAAACACACAGGACCAAGTCCCAGAGGCCTTCCCGTCACACTGGCCCCAGGGACGCCACAATAAGCAAAGAACAGTCGCTATCTCAAAATCACAGAACTTCCCGTTGCAGAGAAGACAAGCCACCAGCCCGAGAGAAAGCGTCTACAAGGCCAGCGAAGGGAGTCACGCCAGCGGGGTCATCTCTGCTCTGCCAGGGTCAAGACATCCCAGCTGGCACCGCAGACCCAGGCCCCGGGGCCAGCCAAGTGGGTGACAGTGGAGTGGCACACAGTGACGAGGCCAGATCAGGAGATGCCAGCCTGCAGCCAGACCACAGCACAGGGGAACAAAAGTCCCCAAGTCCCCTGGGACGTGCAGGAACCCTCAAGGGTGCATCCTCAGCGGCCACCTACCTGGAGCTGTTTGCAAAGGCCGGGCAGGCCCACTACCTGCGGCACAGTGAGCCCCCCAAGTCTGAGAGGCTGCTCAGCATTGGGGAGATATTCGGGCACAGGGGGCCTGTGCcccagagcagggagggaggggagcagggcgGCCGCCCAAGCCACCTCCTGTCTCCGCACCTGGTGTGGCCTCAGTGA
- the CCDC190 gene encoding coiled-coil domain-containing protein 190 isoform X1: protein MDSIHTIQTLTSDQLRAQVPAVGVPGRSLCDCLATRMSSRTVRAQLYKRWDAEQKAAKQAEARLSQCLQRLEETRLRHLALLAREQRQLQTQLQRLRDDIVRIKCSSYFGNGIQRRLEGIPVSPPRGEWMHGARRAGQVRAPATNMVQETHRTKSQRPSRHTGPRDATISKEQSLSQNHRTSRCREDKPPAREKASTRPAKGVTPAGSSLLCQGQDIPAGTADPGPGASQVGDSGVAHSDEARSGDASLQPDHSTGEQKSPSPLGRAGTLKGASSAATYLELFAKAGQAHYLRHSEPPKSERLLSIGEIFGHRGPVPQSREGGEQGGRPSHLLSPHLVWPQ, encoded by the exons ATGGATTCAATACACACGATTCAAACACTGACGTCAGACCAACTCAGGGCTCAGGTCCCGGCCGTCGGGGTGCCTGGGAGAAGCTTGTGTGACTGTCTGGCCACGAGGATGAGCAGCCGCACCGTCAGGGCCCAGCTGTACAAGCGCTGGGACGCGGAGCAGAAGGCGGCCAAACAGGCTGAGGCCCGGCTCAGCCAGTGTCTGCAGAGGCTGGAGGAGACCCGCCTGCGCCATCTGGCACTGCTGGCCCGCGAGCAGAGGCAGCTCCAGACACAGCTGCAGCGGCTGCGGGACG ATATCGTCAGGATAAAGTGCTCCTCTTATTTCGGGAATGGAATTCAGAGGAGACTGGAAGGCATCCCTGTGTCCCCACCACGGGGAGAGTGGATGCACGGAGCTCGGCGGGCTGGTCAAGTCAG AGCACCAGCCACCAATATGGTCCAAGAAACACACAGGACCAAGTCCCAGAGGCCTTCCCGTCACACTGGCCCCAGGGACGCCACAATAAGCAAAGAACAGTCGCTATCTCAAAATCACAGAACTTCCCGTTGCAGAGAAGACAAGCCACCAGCCCGAGAGAAAGCGTCTACAAGGCCAGCGAAGGGAGTCACGCCAGCGGGGTCATCTCTGCTCTGCCAGGGTCAAGACATCCCAGCTGGCACCGCAGACCCAGGCCCCGGGGCCAGCCAAGTGGGTGACAGTGGAGTGGCACACAGTGACGAGGCCAGATCAGGAGATGCCAGCCTGCAGCCAGACCACAGCACAGGGGAACAAAAGTCCCCAAGTCCCCTGGGACGTGCAGGAACCCTCAAGGGTGCATCCTCAGCGGCCACCTACCTGGAGCTGTTTGCAAAGGCCGGGCAGGCCCACTACCTGCGGCACAGTGAGCCCCCCAAGTCTGAGAGGCTGCTCAGCATTGGGGAGATATTCGGGCACAGGGGGCCTGTGCcccagagcagggagggaggggagcagggcgGCCGCCCAAGCCACCTCCTGTCTCCGCACCTGGTGTGGCCTCAGTGA